From a single Rhodococcus sp. SBT000017 genomic region:
- a CDS encoding DUF4192 family protein, with amino-acid sequence MTQHRMSLTTAADTLAAIPALLGYTPDNSVIIIALADTGNGAHAIAATGRVYAHRAEAAAEQTVDSLEHQSVDGTTVTAVILAAIADTTHAGAALIGLDAIRDAFAARGIRTVRACTPTASPQERRSPTSTGSPTAPSPTRHHRAGDRPHRSRSRHRRITRRPHSPIHPHHRDSRIPGTRRRRHHGVPTSCPSRSTSSQQSSTPARSPASTSPPGSDSPWPPATPKSETPSWPCPSTETPTR; translated from the coding sequence ATGACCCAACACCGTATGTCCCTCACCACCGCCGCCGACACCCTCGCCGCCATCCCCGCCCTGCTCGGCTACACCCCCGACAACTCCGTCATCATCATCGCCCTGGCCGACACCGGCAACGGCGCACACGCCATCGCCGCCACCGGCCGCGTCTACGCCCACCGGGCCGAGGCAGCCGCCGAGCAGACAGTGGACAGTCTCGAGCACCAGAGCGTCGACGGTACGACCGTCACCGCCGTCATCCTCGCCGCCATCGCCGACACCACCCACGCAGGCGCAGCCCTGATCGGGCTCGACGCCATCCGCGACGCTTTCGCCGCACGCGGAATCCGCACCGTCCGCGCCTGCACACCCACAGCCTCACCGCAGGAACGACGTTCACCGACCTCGACCGGTTCACCGACGGCACCATCCCCGACCCGCCACCACCGCGCTGGCGACCGCCCGCACCGCAGCCGGAGCCGTCATCGCCGCATCACGCGGCGACCTCACAGCCCGATACACCCCCACCACCGAGATTCCCGAATCCCTGGCACTCGCCGCCGCCGCCACCATGGGGTGCCGACTTCCTGCCCGTCACGTTCGACGAGCTCACAGCAGTCATCCACGCCCGCGAGATCCCCAGCGTCGACCTCACCGCCCGGATCGGACTCGCCTTGGCCACCGGCCACACCGAAGTCAGAGACGCCTTCCTGGCCATGTCCATCCACGGAGACGCCGACGCGCTGA